In Limisalsivibrio acetivorans, one genomic interval encodes:
- a CDS encoding PhzF family phenazine biosynthesis protein, protein MKLNISIADAFTKEPFKGNPAGVCITETELDAGLMQSIAMEMGQSETAFTYLKNGERILRWFTPLVEVDLCGHATLATAHIMREEGLTDGRTVEFSTRSGKLKAEYSGDEIILDFPTGVISRGEMPEGLDEAIGADVEYIGESGFMHLVRIGSEKELVELKPDMTKLAKAIPDGVIVTCPSKDYDFVSRMFAPAIGINEDPVTGSAHCILSSYWHEVTDKTEFNAYQASPRGGGMYVRYTDERTYLRSSARTSLKGIILV, encoded by the coding sequence ATGAAGCTTAATATATCCATTGCGGATGCTTTTACTAAAGAGCCTTTCAAGGGGAACCCCGCCGGGGTTTGTATCACCGAAACAGAACTGGATGCAGGATTGATGCAGAGTATTGCCATGGAGATGGGGCAGTCTGAGACTGCATTCACCTATCTGAAGAATGGCGAGAGGATTCTGCGCTGGTTCACCCCTCTTGTGGAGGTAGACCTTTGCGGCCATGCAACCCTTGCTACAGCTCATATTATGCGTGAGGAAGGGCTAACGGACGGCAGAACCGTTGAATTCAGTACAAGGAGCGGAAAGCTGAAAGCGGAGTACAGCGGGGATGAGATAATTCTGGATTTCCCCACAGGGGTTATCAGCAGGGGTGAGATGCCCGAAGGGCTTGATGAGGCCATCGGTGCAGATGTTGAATACATTGGCGAATCCGGCTTTATGCACCTTGTCAGGATTGGCAGTGAAAAGGAGCTTGTAGAGCTGAAACCGGATATGACAAAGCTCGCCAAGGCTATCCCCGATGGTGTTATAGTAACCTGCCCGTCAAAGGACTACGACTTTGTCTCAAGGATGTTCGCACCCGCCATCGGCATCAATGAGGATCCGGTTACCGGTTCTGCCCATTGCATCCTAAGCTCCTATTGGCATGAAGTAACGGATAAAACGGAGTTTAACGCCTATCAGGCATCTCCCAGAGGAGGGGGGATGTATGTTCGCTATACAGACGAGAGGACGTATCTCAGAAGCAGCGCAAGGACGTCATTAAAAGGTATTATACTCGTATAA
- a CDS encoding 4Fe-4S binding protein, translating into MNISGRLLEKFAETLVINKSACVRMRHKNAACTKCIDVCPSGAISIGKVGGRISIDWAICRDCRLCSSVCPTSVFVPRTHDRTKLYEETAEMIRKKGSVEFRCREAEKDKNGESVRVESCGAVNLSTLLWAASRGAERIHLHTGDCGECDIKLCSELFSDTAGELEKIYAEADKNLPQLSLGNAPLETTEGAETNEKPKGLKERLAASNERYSRREFMGLFKKRAKETLGETLVYINESESKSTQLSQREAAKSSRRLFVESLHKVVPEGTSIDTVGMEHLNSVEIDQDKCKTCGVCSRLCPTEALTEERDTVKGRSVCTGITVNSAYCVGCGLCKMGCFYDAVSHTDRLHL; encoded by the coding sequence GCTGGAGAAGTTCGCAGAGACCCTCGTTATAAATAAATCCGCCTGCGTGAGGATGCGCCATAAGAATGCCGCCTGCACCAAATGTATTGATGTATGCCCTTCGGGCGCAATATCCATAGGCAAGGTGGGCGGAAGAATCTCCATTGACTGGGCCATATGCAGGGACTGCAGGCTCTGCTCCTCGGTCTGCCCTACTTCTGTTTTTGTTCCAAGAACCCACGACCGCACAAAGCTTTATGAAGAAACAGCGGAGATGATCCGCAAGAAAGGCTCGGTGGAATTCCGATGCAGAGAGGCAGAGAAGGACAAAAACGGAGAGAGTGTACGTGTTGAGTCCTGCGGAGCTGTGAACCTCTCCACCCTTCTCTGGGCTGCCTCCAGAGGAGCCGAGAGGATACACCTGCACACGGGAGACTGCGGAGAATGCGACATAAAGCTGTGCTCCGAGCTTTTCTCCGATACTGCTGGAGAGCTGGAGAAGATCTACGCCGAGGCGGATAAGAATCTCCCCCAGCTCAGCCTTGGAAATGCCCCCCTTGAGACGACGGAAGGGGCAGAGACCAATGAAAAGCCCAAAGGACTGAAGGAGCGGCTCGCGGCCTCCAACGAGAGATACAGCCGGCGTGAGTTCATGGGTCTTTTCAAAAAAAGGGCCAAGGAAACCCTTGGGGAAACCCTTGTATACATCAACGAGAGCGAAAGCAAAAGTACACAGCTTTCCCAGAGGGAAGCGGCAAAATCATCCCGCAGACTCTTTGTGGAATCTCTCCATAAGGTAGTTCCGGAGGGCACTTCCATCGACACAGTCGGCATGGAGCACCTTAACTCCGTTGAGATCGATCAGGATAAATGCAAGACATGCGGTGTCTGCTCACGCCTATGCCCCACGGAGGCACTGACAGAGGAGCGGGACACCGTTAAGGGAAGGAGCGTTTGCACCGGCATAACCGTTAACTCGGCTTACTGCGTCGGGTGCGGGCTCTGTAAGATGGGCTGTTTCTACGATGCCGTATCCCATACGGATAGATTACACCTGTAG